Proteins co-encoded in one Alphaproteobacteria bacterium PA2 genomic window:
- the phnE gene encoding phosphonate ABC transporter, permease protein PhnE, whose protein sequence is MSTGSEAVVENFETRRRRALRRHWLQSGVGLLIFSMVLAASFQESQFFSSDIGGDPLGRIGEFLVRMTPSLQGPVLFEGRSTPGSLASWFYDLPGWLAAIWQTIEMAIVATVFGSLGAVGASLLCASNLMPWRPVRFLVRRSLEVTRTIPDLVLALILVAAFGVGPLPGVITLSISTMGGLGKLFAEINEEVDPRQLEALDAAGAGLLNKIRFGVFPQVFPAYASYGLLRLEGNLAGAAALGIVGAGGIGLELQRAITYTEYNTYLAILILMVAMIFLIDLMSEAIRHRLIRLDEGGQ, encoded by the coding sequence ATGTCGACAGGATCTGAAGCCGTCGTCGAAAACTTCGAGACGCGCCGTCGTCGGGCCCTGCGTCGCCACTGGTTGCAATCGGGCGTGGGGCTGCTGATCTTCAGTATGGTCCTCGCCGCATCATTCCAGGAAAGCCAGTTTTTCAGTTCAGATATTGGCGGGGATCCCCTGGGCCGGATCGGCGAATTCCTGGTGCGCATGACCCCAAGCCTGCAAGGGCCGGTCTTGTTCGAAGGGCGTTCAACTCCAGGGTCGCTGGCGTCCTGGTTCTATGATCTGCCGGGGTGGCTCGCGGCCATCTGGCAGACCATTGAAATGGCCATTGTCGCCACGGTCTTTGGATCTTTGGGGGCTGTGGGCGCCTCGCTCCTCTGTGCATCCAACCTCATGCCCTGGCGCCCGGTGAGGTTCCTAGTGCGCCGCAGCCTTGAGGTGACCAGGACCATCCCGGATCTGGTCCTCGCCCTCATTCTTGTCGCCGCGTTCGGCGTAGGACCCTTGCCCGGCGTTATTACGCTCTCGATCTCGACCATGGGGGGGCTTGGCAAGCTGTTTGCAGAAATCAATGAAGAGGTCGATCCACGGCAGCTCGAGGCCCTGGATGCCGCCGGAGCGGGGCTGCTGAACAAGATCCGCTTTGGGGTCTTTCCCCAGGTGTTCCCGGCCTATGCCTCCTACGGACTTCTGCGGCTGGAAGGAAACCTGGCCGGAGCGGCCGCCCTGGGAATCGTCGGGGCCGGCGGGATCGGGCTCGAACTACAGCGCGCCATCACCTACACCGAATACAATACCTATCTGGCGATCCTGATCCTCATGGTCGCGATGATCTTCCTGATCGACCTGATGTCAGAGGCCATTCGCCACCGCCTGATCCGACTGGATGAGGGCGGGCAATGA
- the phnE gene encoding phosphonate ABC transporter, permease protein PhnE, with amino-acid sequence MTTGIPTALPAVHSPWPGLIRGAAASAVCLIALLAMMADLNLSPDALASGSSKLGRFMASMVPPSDGGDSIRILKSLAETFAMAVAGTALAVLAAVPLGLVGAKTVVSNGLLHFLFRRCLDIFRGVPALVWALIFISAFGLGPFAGVVALAFADIPNLAKLFAETLENCDRGPVEGARASGVSKILEIRFGLAPQVAPVMASQCLYYLESNFRHAAVLGIVGAGGIGFELDERIRIFAFDQVAYIVLLYMVCVAALDFVSRQLRARLA; translated from the coding sequence ATGACCACCGGAATACCGACGGCTCTACCCGCCGTGCATTCGCCATGGCCTGGACTCATCCGGGGGGCGGCTGCGTCGGCAGTCTGCCTCATAGCCCTGCTCGCGATGATGGCTGACCTCAACCTGTCGCCGGACGCGCTTGCCAGCGGATCCTCCAAGCTCGGGCGGTTTATGGCCTCAATGGTCCCGCCCAGCGACGGTGGCGATAGCATCAGGATCCTGAAATCACTTGCCGAGACCTTCGCCATGGCTGTTGCGGGAACCGCACTGGCGGTCCTGGCGGCCGTGCCCTTGGGTTTGGTTGGCGCAAAGACAGTGGTCAGCAATGGCCTGCTTCATTTCCTTTTCCGCCGATGCCTCGACATTTTCCGTGGCGTTCCGGCGCTTGTCTGGGCGCTGATCTTCATTTCCGCCTTTGGCCTAGGGCCCTTCGCCGGCGTCGTCGCCCTGGCATTTGCCGACATTCCCAATCTGGCGAAACTCTTCGCTGAGACCCTGGAGAATTGCGACCGGGGTCCGGTCGAGGGCGCGCGCGCCTCCGGCGTTTCCAAGATCCTTGAAATCCGGTTTGGTCTCGCGCCACAGGTCGCGCCGGTGATGGCCAGCCAGTGTCTCTACTATCTCGAGAGCAATTTTCGGCACGCCGCTGTTCTTGGCATTGTCGGCGCAGGGGGCATTGGCTTCGAACTGGATGAACGGATCAGGATCTTCGCCTTCGATCAGGTCGCCTATATCGTCCTGCTCTACATGGTCTGCGTCGCTGCGCTCGACTTTGTTTCGCGACAGCTCCGGGCACGACTGGCCTGA
- the phnC gene encoding phosphonate ABC transporter ATP-binding protein: MLELNELSKRFGDTLAVDRVSLSIGRGELVGIIGRSGSGKSTLLRLINRLATPTDGSVAWDGSPINGLRGTELRRWRHSCAMIFQQFNLSPRLDVITNVLIGVAAKRPLWTSMIKFFPAADRARAVLELDALDMAAAALQRAGTLSGGQQQRVAIARALMQDPNIILADEPVASLDPVNAEVVMCALQRACAERDIPVLVSLHSLDIARRYCTRIVAMAKGRIVFDGPPAALSQSIVDQIYAGRNNRPSPALVEPEVAAA; the protein is encoded by the coding sequence ATGCTTGAACTGAATGAGCTGTCAAAGCGCTTCGGAGACACCCTGGCTGTGGACCGTGTCTCCCTGTCCATTGGGCGCGGAGAACTGGTCGGCATCATCGGTCGGTCCGGATCGGGAAAATCGACATTACTGCGCCTCATCAACAGGCTTGCGACGCCGACTGACGGGTCTGTCGCCTGGGATGGCTCACCGATTAATGGCCTGCGGGGCACGGAGTTGAGGCGCTGGCGACACAGCTGCGCCATGATTTTCCAGCAGTTCAACCTCTCACCCCGACTGGACGTGATCACCAATGTGCTGATTGGCGTTGCAGCGAAGCGTCCGCTCTGGACCTCCATGATCAAGTTCTTTCCGGCGGCGGATCGAGCCCGGGCAGTTCTTGAACTCGACGCTCTGGATATGGCCGCCGCCGCACTTCAAAGAGCCGGCACCCTGTCGGGAGGCCAGCAACAGCGGGTGGCGATCGCCCGTGCGCTGATGCAGGACCCGAACATCATCCTTGCCGATGAACCCGTGGCGTCCCTTGATCCCGTAAATGCAGAAGTCGTGATGTGCGCCCTGCAGAGGGCCTGTGCTGAGCGTGACATCCCGGTGCTGGTAAGCCTTCACAGTCTTGATATCGCCAGGCGCTACTGCACGCGGATTGTCGCCATGGCGAAGGGGCGCATTGTGTTCGATGGGCCGCCTGCGGCCTTGTCCCAGTCGATTGTCGATCAGATCTATGCCGGCCGGAATAATCGGCCGTCGCCCGCCCTGGTCGAGCCTGAGGTGGCGGCGGCATGA
- a CDS encoding chloramphenicol acetyltransferase encodes MSGPKLADRPLGAGEVYIGRFLGLTDPLSTSAGPQPYIDAQASVNDSILGPWTRVGGRTSLSEVTMGAYSYIVTDSSAAYSDIGKFCSIARDVRINPGNHPTWRAAQHHFSYRAVSYNLGEADDDAFFDWRRSHDVKIGHDVWIGHGATLLAGVSVGTGAVVGAGAVVSKDVAPFTIVGGVPSHPIRERFPKAVQGGLLSLEWWHWEHDRLAGALEDFRELDADAFLEKHA; translated from the coding sequence ATGAGCGGACCCAAGCTAGCTGACCGCCCTCTGGGTGCTGGAGAGGTCTATATCGGTCGGTTTCTTGGCCTCACCGATCCCTTGTCAACGAGCGCCGGGCCACAGCCCTACATCGATGCTCAGGCCAGTGTTAACGACAGCATACTGGGCCCCTGGACAAGGGTAGGCGGCCGAACCAGCCTCTCCGAGGTGACTATGGGCGCCTACAGTTACATCGTCACAGACTCCAGCGCTGCCTATTCGGATATCGGGAAATTCTGCTCCATAGCTCGGGACGTCCGCATCAACCCGGGCAACCATCCCACCTGGCGCGCGGCTCAACACCATTTCAGCTATCGGGCGGTGTCCTACAATCTTGGCGAAGCCGACGACGATGCCTTCTTCGACTGGCGCAGATCCCATGATGTGAAGATCGGCCACGATGTCTGGATCGGCCATGGTGCAACCCTATTGGCGGGGGTCTCGGTGGGGACCGGCGCCGTGGTTGGCGCGGGCGCCGTGGTGTCCAAGGATGTCGCGCCTTTCACCATTGTCGGGGGCGTGCCGTCACATCCGATCCGTGAGCGGTTTCCGAAGGCCGTCCAGGGTGGTCTATTGTCCCTCGAATGGTGGCATTGGGAGCATGACCGCTTGGCTGGAGCCCTGGAAGATTTCCGAGAGCTGGACGCCGACGCGTTCCTCGAGAAGCATGCCTGA
- the phnN gene encoding phosphonate metabolism protein/1,5-bisphosphokinase (PRPP-forming) PhnN, which produces MPEGGRLVLVVGPSGVGKDTLIEAAKNLRLSGVRIVKRDITRSAELGGEDYASISEADFARRESAGRYALSWRAHGLSYGIPGDILEDLAAGQTVVANVSRTVLMEARQRYRNLVVVSVTASPETIRARLTARGRETDAEIEGRISRAAVFVVDGEDVIELCNDGSRAEAVAAFVALL; this is translated from the coding sequence ATGCCTGAAGGCGGTCGGCTGGTCCTGGTGGTGGGTCCTTCAGGGGTGGGCAAGGACACCCTGATCGAGGCCGCGAAGAACCTCCGCCTCAGCGGCGTGCGGATTGTGAAGCGTGACATTACGCGTTCTGCCGAACTGGGCGGCGAAGACTATGCGTCCATCAGCGAAGCTGATTTTGCCCGGCGGGAATCCGCCGGCCGATACGCACTTAGCTGGCGAGCGCACGGTCTCAGCTATGGCATCCCTGGGGACATCCTTGAGGATCTGGCTGCAGGCCAAACCGTGGTCGCCAACGTGTCGAGAACAGTGCTCATGGAAGCTCGGCAAAGGTACAGAAATCTCGTGGTTGTCTCGGTAACCGCAAGTCCTGAAACCATCCGGGCGCGGCTTACGGCGCGTGGCCGCGAGACGGACGCCGAGATCGAAGGGCGCATATCCCGGGCTGCAGTGTTCGTTGTCGACGGCGAAGACGTGATTGAACTTTGCAATGATGGCTCCCGGGCGGAAGCCGTGGCCGCGTTCGTCGCGCTTCTGTAG
- a CDS encoding phosphonate metabolism protein PhnM produces the protein MVQDEIRIFSKAVITPEGQVSGEIIVRDGRIVAVEPCSSARTKAIDWSGDSLIAGLVDIHTDNFEKHYQPRPGALWDAYGAALAQDGQCASAGITTVLDSLALHGSKDGLDRKTALAPMIEAMDSAAADGALRADHLLHLRCEITNPELMDLVAPFSNHSKLRLLSVMDHTPGQRQVSDVGRMERQLVEAGHGPDEISRILSFRFEGRDPSVSVQNRSRVVALARETGVPLAAHDDATLDHVEEAHRDGCTISEFPVTLEAAKRARELGMMNAMGGPNFVRGGSHSGNLSARACAEADILDIIASDYVPLSMLRSAFMLIELLGWAPEKALATVTVNPARSVGLTDRGEIAAGQLADFVRVSRGAQGWPTPKEVWRAGMRVA, from the coding sequence ATGGTGCAGGATGAGATACGTATCTTCTCCAAGGCGGTAATCACCCCGGAAGGCCAAGTCAGCGGCGAAATCATCGTCCGTGATGGTCGTATTGTTGCTGTGGAACCCTGCTCTTCCGCACGAACCAAGGCCATCGACTGGAGCGGCGACTCCTTGATCGCCGGCCTCGTCGACATCCACACCGACAATTTCGAAAAGCACTATCAGCCGCGACCAGGCGCCCTTTGGGACGCATATGGCGCAGCCCTCGCCCAGGATGGGCAGTGCGCGTCGGCAGGCATCACGACAGTCCTCGACAGCCTTGCCCTGCACGGCTCCAAGGATGGGCTGGATCGCAAGACAGCCCTAGCGCCTATGATTGAAGCCATGGATTCCGCTGCGGCGGACGGCGCCCTGCGCGCTGATCACCTTCTGCACCTGCGGTGCGAAATCACCAATCCGGAGCTGATGGATCTCGTTGCGCCATTCAGCAATCATTCGAAGCTTCGACTCCTGTCTGTCATGGACCACACGCCTGGCCAGCGACAGGTCTCCGACGTGGGACGTATGGAGCGGCAGCTGGTCGAGGCCGGCCATGGGCCGGATGAGATTTCCAGGATCCTGTCCTTCCGTTTCGAAGGACGAGATCCGTCCGTTTCCGTCCAGAACCGATCAAGGGTGGTGGCTCTAGCTCGGGAGACCGGGGTGCCGCTGGCCGCCCACGACGACGCGACCCTCGATCATGTTGAAGAGGCGCACCGCGACGGCTGCACGATTTCGGAGTTTCCGGTTACCCTGGAAGCGGCGAAACGCGCGCGGGAACTCGGAATGATGAATGCCATGGGCGGCCCGAACTTTGTGCGCGGGGGAAGCCATTCCGGAAATCTCAGCGCCCGCGCCTGCGCTGAGGCAGATATTCTCGACATCATCGCGTCCGATTACGTACCCCTCTCCATGCTGCGTTCCGCCTTCATGCTGATAGAATTGCTGGGTTGGGCGCCGGAAAAGGCCCTGGCGACCGTGACCGTAAACCCGGCACGAAGCGTCGGCCTCACAGACCGGGGGGAAATTGCAGCGGGCCAATTGGCGGATTTTGTCCGGGTGTCCCGCGGCGCCCAGGGATGGCCAACGCCGAAGGAAGTCTGGCGCGCCGGGATGCGGGTGGCATGA
- the phnL gene encoding phosphonate C-P lyase system protein PhnL: protein MSSPSQPLIIVEDLSKTFVLHNADSAVIPVFRQLRMEVGAGECLVLSGNSGVGKSTLMRSIYGNYCPTTGSVRVLHDGEYVDITQSSPHTILDIRRRTLGYVSQFLRVIPRISTLRLVMEPLLENGVDPAEAEARATRMLSALRLPEAHWRLPPATFSGGEQQRVNIARSFIRQYPVLLLDEPTASLDAENRAIVVELIREALDGGAAMIGIFHDHDVRDAVATRLFPVAEFKAAA from the coding sequence ATGTCATCGCCCAGCCAGCCGCTCATCATCGTCGAAGACCTGAGCAAGACCTTCGTCCTGCACAATGCTGACTCAGCCGTCATTCCCGTCTTCCGCCAGCTTCGCATGGAGGTCGGCGCAGGAGAGTGCCTCGTACTCTCCGGCAATTCCGGTGTCGGGAAGTCGACCCTCATGCGGTCGATCTATGGAAATTATTGCCCGACCACAGGGTCGGTCAGGGTTCTCCATGATGGCGAATATGTCGACATCACGCAGTCCAGCCCGCACACCATCCTTGATATCCGCCGGCGGACCCTTGGCTATGTCAGCCAGTTCCTGAGGGTCATTCCGCGGATCTCCACCCTGCGCCTGGTGATGGAGCCCCTCCTCGAAAATGGCGTTGATCCTGCGGAAGCCGAGGCCCGCGCCACCAGGATGCTGTCGGCCCTGCGCCTGCCGGAAGCCCATTGGCGTTTGCCGCCAGCCACCTTCTCGGGCGGCGAACAGCAAAGGGTGAACATCGCGCGTAGCTTCATTCGCCAGTATCCAGTGCTCCTGCTCGATGAGCCGACAGCGTCGCTGGACGCCGAAAACAGGGCGATCGTAGTTGAACTGATCCGGGAAGCCCTGGATGGCGGCGCAGCCATGATCGGCATCTTCCACGATCACGACGTCCGTGACGCGGTGGCCACGCGCCTGTTCCCGGTCGCTGAATTCAAGGCGGCGGCCTGA
- the phnK gene encoding phosphonate C-P lyase system protein PhnK, with translation MSKVEAAPLLKVEGLSKWYGHIPGCMDVSFEMRPGEVVGIVGESGSGKTTLLNCLSGRLPPSAGRIEFDTRRFGLRDIYTLSEPDRRRMQREDWGFVHQNPRDGLRMRVSGGANVAEPLMNMGQRHYGAMRQATLDWLSRVELDTTRIDDKPRNFSGGMQQRIQVARNLIHGPKLVFMDEPTGGLDVSVQARLLDLLRELVRDLDLAVIIVTHDMAVARLMADRLLVMRRGQVVETGLTDQVLDDPQHAYTQLLVSSVLQI, from the coding sequence ATGTCCAAGGTTGAGGCGGCCCCTCTTCTGAAGGTCGAGGGCCTGTCAAAATGGTACGGCCACATCCCTGGCTGCATGGATGTGAGCTTCGAGATGCGCCCAGGCGAGGTGGTCGGCATCGTTGGTGAGAGCGGGTCGGGTAAGACGACCCTGCTGAACTGCCTCTCCGGACGTCTGCCACCTTCGGCAGGTCGGATCGAATTCGACACGCGGCGCTTCGGACTTCGGGACATCTACACCCTGTCCGAACCTGACCGCCGGCGGATGCAGCGGGAGGACTGGGGCTTTGTTCACCAGAACCCCCGGGACGGCCTTCGCATGCGCGTGTCCGGCGGTGCCAATGTCGCCGAGCCCCTCATGAATATGGGCCAGCGCCACTATGGAGCCATGCGCCAGGCGACCCTGGACTGGCTTTCGCGGGTGGAACTCGACACCACACGTATCGACGACAAGCCCCGCAATTTTTCCGGCGGCATGCAGCAGCGGATCCAGGTCGCCCGCAACCTCATCCATGGCCCCAAGCTGGTCTTCATGGACGAGCCCACCGGAGGTCTTGATGTTTCGGTTCAAGCGCGCCTTCTCGACCTGCTGCGTGAACTTGTGCGCGATCTGGATCTGGCCGTCATCATCGTCACCCATGACATGGCGGTCGCCCGGCTCATGGCCGACCGGCTCCTGGTGATGCGCCGCGGCCAGGTGGTTGAAACCGGCCTGACCGATCAGGTCCTGGACGACCCGCAACACGCCTACACCCAGCTCCTCGTCTCCTCCGTTCTGCAGATCTAG
- a CDS encoding carbon-phosphorus lyase: MIATSTPRSNEAERYYNYAYLDEQTKRMIRRAILKALAIPGYQVPFGSREMPVPYGWGTGGIQLTAAIIGPDDVYKCIDQGADDTTNAVSIRRFFAKVADVATTEDTAEATIIQSRHRIPEQTLKAGQVLVFQVPQPEPLRGLEARETETRAMHAYEEYGLQYVSLYENVSAYGRIAATAGYPVMVGERYLMSPSPIPKFDNPKMDDNEAILLFGAGREKRIYAVPPHTQVRSLDFEDYPFEVQTWEENCALCGADDAYLDEVVLDDAGAKMFVCSDSHHCGQRRDAGHVGPMAGHQLAQGEAEAAQ; this comes from the coding sequence ATGATTGCGACCTCCACGCCCCGGTCCAATGAGGCCGAGCGCTATTACAACTACGCCTATCTGGATGAGCAGACCAAGAGGATGATCCGCCGGGCCATTCTCAAGGCTCTGGCAATCCCGGGATATCAGGTTCCCTTCGGCTCCCGGGAAATGCCTGTGCCTTACGGCTGGGGCACAGGCGGCATCCAGCTGACCGCTGCGATCATCGGCCCTGACGATGTCTACAAGTGCATTGACCAGGGCGCCGATGACACGACCAACGCGGTATCGATCCGGCGCTTCTTCGCAAAGGTTGCCGACGTCGCAACGACGGAAGATACCGCCGAAGCCACCATCATCCAGAGCCGTCACCGCATTCCCGAGCAGACGCTGAAGGCCGGACAGGTCCTGGTCTTCCAGGTTCCGCAGCCCGAACCCCTTCGGGGACTTGAGGCGCGTGAGACCGAAACCCGAGCCATGCACGCCTATGAGGAATACGGCCTCCAGTACGTCTCGCTTTACGAAAACGTCTCGGCCTACGGTCGGATCGCGGCGACGGCCGGCTATCCCGTGATGGTTGGGGAGCGATATCTGATGTCGCCTTCGCCAATTCCCAAGTTCGACAACCCGAAAATGGATGACAACGAGGCCATCCTCCTGTTCGGCGCCGGTCGGGAAAAGCGGATCTATGCGGTCCCGCCACATACCCAGGTGCGCAGCCTGGATTTCGAGGACTATCCCTTCGAAGTCCAGACCTGGGAAGAAAACTGCGCCCTGTGCGGGGCGGACGACGCCTATCTCGACGAGGTTGTCCTCGATGATGCGGGCGCCAAGATGTTTGTCTGTTCTGACAGTCACCACTGCGGCCAAAGGCGAGACGCTGGCCATGTTGGCCCCATGGCTGGCCACCAGCTGGCGCAAGGCGAAGCGGAGGCTGCTCAATGA
- a CDS encoding carbon-phosphorus lyase complex subunit PhnI (required for the use of phosphonate and phosphite), giving the protein MAYVSVKGGEKAITNAHAWLAEARRGDAAVPELDVAQIREQMTLAVDRVMAEGSCYDPDLAALAIKQARGDLPEAIFLVRAFRTTLPRFGASEAVETEDMSVLRRISAAFKDIPGGQILGPTFDYTHRLLDFALAAEGSSLPEAAALAETPQPYPMPTIGSVFAHEDLLERDERPEDAEAPFDLTREPMAFPAGRDQRLQALARGDEGFLLSLAYSSQRGWGSTHPLCGEIRFGDVAVEFVPEELGFAIEIGELSVTECQMLSGFAGSAERAPQYTRGYGLTFGHCERKAMSMAIVDRALRHREVGEQADAPVQDEEFVLYHSDNVEASGFVQHLKLPHYVDFQADLQLIRRLRREHFERNNPMKVAAE; this is encoded by the coding sequence ATGGCCTATGTATCCGTAAAGGGTGGCGAGAAGGCGATCACCAACGCCCACGCCTGGCTGGCGGAAGCGCGGCGCGGAGACGCCGCAGTCCCTGAGCTCGACGTCGCCCAGATCCGCGAACAGATGACGCTCGCGGTCGACAGGGTGATGGCCGAAGGGTCGTGCTATGATCCGGATCTGGCGGCCTTGGCCATCAAGCAGGCGCGCGGCGACCTTCCGGAAGCCATCTTCCTTGTCCGCGCCTTTCGGACCACCCTGCCCCGCTTCGGCGCCTCGGAAGCGGTGGAAACCGAAGACATGTCGGTTCTTCGCCGTATCTCTGCGGCCTTCAAGGACATTCCCGGCGGGCAGATCCTCGGCCCGACCTTCGACTACACCCATCGCCTGCTCGACTTCGCTCTTGCCGCCGAGGGCTCTTCGCTGCCTGAAGCCGCGGCTTTGGCGGAAACGCCGCAGCCCTACCCCATGCCAACCATCGGGTCGGTCTTCGCCCACGAAGATCTCCTTGAACGCGATGAAAGGCCCGAAGACGCAGAGGCGCCCTTCGACCTGACGCGGGAGCCCATGGCTTTCCCTGCAGGGCGGGACCAGCGGCTCCAGGCCCTTGCCCGGGGCGATGAAGGCTTCCTGCTAAGCCTCGCCTATTCATCGCAGCGGGGCTGGGGCAGCACCCACCCGCTCTGCGGCGAAATCAGGTTTGGCGATGTCGCCGTCGAATTCGTACCGGAAGAACTGGGCTTCGCCATCGAGATAGGCGAGCTGAGTGTCACGGAATGCCAGATGCTTTCCGGTTTTGCCGGTTCTGCCGAGCGGGCGCCACAATACACCCGGGGATATGGCCTGACCTTCGGGCATTGTGAACGCAAGGCCATGAGCATGGCGATTGTCGATCGCGCCCTTCGTCACCGTGAAGTTGGTGAACAGGCCGACGCCCCGGTGCAGGACGAGGAGTTCGTCCTCTACCACTCCGACAATGTCGAAGCCTCCGGCTTCGTCCAGCACCTGAAATTGCCCCACTATGTCGACTTCCAGGCCGATCTTCAGCTGATCCGCCGGCTCCGTCGCGAGCACTTCGAACGAAATAACCCCATGAAGGTAGCCGCAGAATGA
- a CDS encoding phosphonate C-P lyase system protein PhnH, with product MTTGIDLTQIEPGFPDPVFGSQSVFRAVMDAVARPGSIADLSFAPEPPMGLGRAAGAVALTLFDFETPVWLDPSIDQQGAQAWLRFHCGCPLTADPLQAAFAIVCNPESAPALGVFNIGDAKYPDRSTTVLIEVAALTGGPSVALRGPGIKGQTVVSPTGLPKDFWGQLSENGAQFQFGVDVLLVAGDQLMALPRSTRIQTEGV from the coding sequence ATGACTACGGGAATTGACCTTACGCAGATCGAACCCGGCTTTCCTGACCCGGTTTTCGGATCCCAATCCGTATTCAGGGCCGTGATGGACGCTGTCGCCCGTCCCGGCTCAATCGCAGACCTATCCTTTGCACCTGAGCCCCCGATGGGGCTCGGTCGGGCCGCCGGCGCTGTGGCGCTGACGCTTTTTGATTTCGAGACCCCGGTCTGGCTGGACCCATCCATTGATCAGCAGGGGGCCCAGGCGTGGCTGCGCTTCCATTGCGGGTGTCCATTGACAGCCGATCCCCTCCAGGCGGCGTTCGCCATTGTCTGCAATCCGGAAAGCGCGCCTGCCCTGGGCGTCTTCAACATCGGAGATGCAAAATACCCTGACAGGTCCACGACCGTGCTTATCGAGGTCGCTGCCCTGACAGGTGGACCCTCAGTCGCCCTCCGGGGCCCCGGGATCAAGGGCCAGACCGTGGTGTCTCCCACGGGACTGCCAAAGGACTTCTGGGGACAGCTTTCAGAGAACGGCGCCCAGTTCCAGTTCGGCGTCGATGTCCTCCTGGTGGCAGGCGATCAGCTGATGGCCCTGCCCCGCTCAACACGCATCCAGACGGAAGGAGTCTGA
- the phnG gene encoding phosphonate C-P lyase system protein PhnG → MSTLAKAKSQDLIAAWNSLPERPRFSALRAPEHGLVLVRGRMGGAGAPFNVGEMTVTRAAVRLETGETGVSYVAGRSREHAEIAAAVDAMMQSAALRPLVQADIVDLLKKAHETRRQLAARKAAATRVDFFTMVRDRGPA, encoded by the coding sequence ATGTCGACCCTGGCGAAGGCGAAATCACAGGACCTGATCGCCGCCTGGAACAGCCTGCCGGAGCGCCCGCGGTTCTCAGCCCTCCGAGCTCCCGAACACGGACTTGTGCTGGTCCGCGGCCGGATGGGTGGCGCCGGCGCGCCATTCAATGTCGGGGAAATGACCGTGACGCGGGCTGCTGTCCGGCTGGAAACCGGAGAGACCGGCGTCAGCTATGTCGCCGGGCGCAGTCGCGAGCATGCCGAGATCGCGGCTGCCGTCGACGCGATGATGCAATCTGCTGCGCTCCGGCCGCTGGTGCAGGCCGACATCGTCGATCTTCTGAAAAAGGCTCACGAAACGCGGCGCCAGCTGGCCGCACGCAAGGCCGCAGCCACCCGCGTCGACTTCTTCACCATGGTGCGTGATCGGGGACCAGCATGA
- the phnF gene encoding phosphonate metabolism transcriptional regulator PhnF, translating into MMMTQTLWRKISQNIERQIEEKELSPGDKLPTEYELSRQFMVNRHTVRRALSYLQDKGFIESTQGRGTFVRRPTRPVTLNRRPRFAEAVILQGRSPSVKVLRLDIRSSEPHVAAELGLAAGAPIVFLERLRLVDDEPTGLSLHHFSAERFPTFPEMYRARGTITQTLIDSGVPDYTRRRTSISSRLSMPMEAELLHVPRHIPLLIQRYLNVDGLGRPLEYGESRGTGEVTVEFPPPPTD; encoded by the coding sequence ATGATGATGACGCAGACGCTGTGGCGGAAGATTTCGCAGAATATCGAACGTCAGATCGAGGAGAAGGAGCTCAGTCCCGGGGATAAACTGCCGACGGAATACGAGCTTTCGCGCCAGTTCATGGTCAACCGCCATACGGTTCGACGCGCTTTGTCCTACTTGCAGGACAAGGGATTCATTGAATCCACCCAGGGCCGCGGAACTTTTGTTCGTCGGCCGACGCGCCCGGTGACCCTCAACCGTCGCCCCCGCTTCGCCGAGGCGGTCATACTCCAGGGGCGCAGCCCGAGCGTGAAGGTTCTGCGCCTGGATATCCGGTCATCCGAGCCCCATGTCGCAGCTGAACTGGGACTTGCGGCGGGAGCGCCCATCGTATTCCTGGAGCGACTACGTCTCGTGGACGATGAGCCGACCGGGCTCAGCCTGCATCACTTCAGCGCCGAGCGGTTTCCGACCTTCCCCGAAATGTACCGGGCGCGCGGAACAATTACCCAGACCCTCATCGACAGTGGCGTGCCTGACTATACCCGCCGTCGCACCTCCATCTCGTCGCGCCTCTCCATGCCCATGGAGGCCGAGCTGCTGCATGTCCCGCGACACATTCCGCTTCTGATCCAGCGCTATCTCAATGTGGATGGCTTGGGTCGCCCCCTCGAATACGGCGAATCCCGCGGCACGGGCGAGGTCACGGTCGAGTTTCCCCCACCCCCTACAGATTGA